The Sphingosinicella humi genome has a window encoding:
- a CDS encoding DUF6188 family protein, whose translation MEPDYFADFEQAFVGRTCSIVREAPVWRANFGDGFTIGLEVPWRIVANGRVAFGDEDDGQWFGLPSPIDGEERAASLLQGRVVQAMQLDHETGDLHIVFDGNTRIDVFNQSCGYEGWAAYYSVGGSQWGVIAMGGGEIAVVPG comes from the coding sequence ATGGAGCCGGACTACTTCGCTGATTTTGAACAAGCGTTCGTCGGGCGGACCTGCTCGATAGTGCGCGAAGCGCCTGTGTGGCGGGCGAACTTCGGCGATGGCTTCACCATCGGGTTGGAGGTGCCTTGGCGGATCGTCGCCAATGGGCGGGTAGCATTCGGTGACGAAGATGACGGGCAGTGGTTCGGACTGCCGTCGCCGATAGATGGCGAGGAGCGGGCCGCTTCGCTGTTGCAGGGGCGGGTCGTTCAAGCGATGCAGCTGGACCACGAGACAGGCGATCTCCACATCGTCTTCGACGGGAACACGCGCATCGATGTTTTCAATCAGTCGTGCGGCTATGAAGGGTGGGCCGCTTATTACTCGGTTGGCGGCTCACAGTGGGGGGTGATCGCAATGGGCGGGGGCGAAATAGCAGTTGTGCCCGGGTGA